In Bradyrhizobium sp. 1(2017), one DNA window encodes the following:
- a CDS encoding carboxymuconolactone decarboxylase family protein, protein MRLPILDPKELTDEQKPLYDDMRAGIKDHFKGFVNMRDDGALLGPWNPWIREPRFGKPVWELVKAIASNPLLPAPVREVAILVTGSHFRSGYELYAHVLVAEQRGLPDEKLATIVAGQRPVDLTKQEAVAYDVASALVSGGVLPELTWRAAVKEFGEHGAAELSYLVGIYCMVSVTLNTFDVPVPE, encoded by the coding sequence GTGCGCCTTCCCATTCTCGATCCAAAAGAGCTGACTGACGAGCAGAAGCCGCTCTATGACGACATGCGAGCCGGCATCAAGGACCACTTCAAGGGTTTCGTGAACATGCGCGACGACGGTGCGCTGCTCGGTCCCTGGAATCCCTGGATCCGCGAGCCACGCTTCGGCAAGCCGGTGTGGGAGCTGGTCAAGGCGATCGCCTCGAACCCGCTGCTGCCGGCGCCCGTGCGCGAGGTCGCGATCCTCGTCACCGGCTCGCATTTCCGTTCCGGCTACGAGCTCTATGCCCATGTGCTCGTTGCCGAGCAGCGTGGCCTGCCCGACGAAAAGCTCGCGACCATCGTCGCAGGACAGCGGCCGGTCGATCTTACGAAGCAGGAGGCCGTCGCCTATGACGTGGCATCCGCGCTGGTCAGTGGCGGCGTGCTGCCGGAGCTGACCTGGCGGGCGGCGGTGAAGGAGTTCGGCGAGCATGGCGCGGCCGAGCTGTCCTATCTCGTCGGCATCTATTGCATGGTCTCGGTCACGCTCAATACGTTCGACGTGCCGGTGCCGGAGTAA
- a CDS encoding 1-aminocyclopropane-1-carboxylate deaminase: MLEKFARYPLTFGPTPIEKLERLSKHLGGQVEVYAKREDCNSGLAYGGNKLRKLEYIIPDAIASNADTLVSIGGVQSNHTRMIAAVAAKLGMKCRLVQEAWVPHEDAVYDRVGNIMLSRIMGADVRLVDDGFDIGIRKSWEQAIEEVKAAGGKPYAIPAGASVHKFGGLGYVGFAEEVRKQEKELGFKFDYIVVCTVTGSTHAGMLVGFAADGRARKVIGIDASFTSAQTKAQVLEIAQNTAKLVELGKDLVADDVVLIEDYAYPAYGVPSEETKEAIRLTARLEGMITDPVYEGKSMQGLIDLAKKGYFEKGAKILYAHLGGAPALNGYAYAFRNG; the protein is encoded by the coding sequence ATGCTGGAAAAATTCGCGCGCTATCCGCTCACCTTCGGCCCGACGCCGATCGAGAAGCTGGAGCGGTTGTCGAAACATCTCGGCGGCCAGGTCGAAGTCTATGCCAAGCGTGAGGACTGCAATTCGGGCCTTGCCTATGGCGGCAACAAGCTGCGCAAGCTCGAATACATCATTCCCGATGCGATCGCCTCCAACGCCGACACGCTGGTGTCGATCGGCGGCGTGCAGTCCAACCACACCCGCATGATCGCGGCGGTCGCGGCCAAGCTCGGCATGAAGTGCCGTCTGGTGCAGGAAGCCTGGGTGCCGCATGAGGACGCGGTCTACGACCGCGTCGGCAACATCATGCTGTCGCGCATCATGGGCGCCGACGTGCGTCTGGTCGACGACGGTTTCGACATCGGCATCCGCAAGAGCTGGGAGCAGGCGATCGAGGAAGTGAAGGCAGCGGGCGGCAAGCCCTACGCGATTCCCGCCGGCGCCTCCGTGCACAAATTCGGCGGCCTCGGCTATGTCGGTTTCGCCGAGGAAGTGCGCAAGCAGGAGAAGGAGCTCGGCTTCAAGTTCGACTACATCGTGGTCTGCACCGTCACCGGCTCGACCCATGCCGGCATGCTGGTCGGCTTTGCCGCCGACGGCCGCGCGCGAAAGGTGATCGGCATCGACGCCTCCTTCACGTCCGCGCAGACCAAGGCACAGGTGCTCGAGATCGCGCAGAACACCGCCAAGCTCGTCGAGCTCGGCAAGGATCTGGTCGCTGATGACGTCGTGCTGATCGAGGACTACGCCTATCCCGCCTATGGCGTGCCGTCGGAAGAGACCAAGGAAGCGATCCGCCTCACCGCGCGTCTCGAAGGCATGATCACCGACCCGGTCTACGAAGGCAAGTCGATGCAGGGCCTGATCGACCTTGCGAAAAAGGGCTATTTCGAGAAGGGGGCGAAGATCCTCTACGCCCATCTCGGCGGCGCGCCCGCGCTGAACGGATATGCATATGCGTTCAGGAACGGGTGA
- the recQ gene encoding DNA helicase RecQ, with protein sequence MSSPSTVPLPAPANGRDALSVLHSVFGLPGFRGRQGEIIPHVTDGGNCLVLMPTGGGKSLCYQLPSLLREGCGIVVSPLIALMRDQVAGLIEAGVNAAALNSSLTLQEASEVERRLIAGDLDLLYVAPERLVTPRCLSMLAQAKVALFAIDEAHCVSQWGHDFRPEYVGLSIIAERFPDVPRIALTATADELTRKEIVERLQLTGAPQFVSSFDRPNIRYEIVDKRNAVSQLKEFIRERHMGDAGVVYCLSRNRVEEVAAALDEAGIAALPYHAGLDSSVRSRNQDRFLNEDGIVIVATIAFGMGIDKPDVRFVAHLDLPKSIEAYYQETGRAGRDGKPSAAWMAYGLSDIVQQRRMIDESTASDDFKRVSIGKLDALVGLAETPQCRRRRLLAYFGEIVMGESCGNCDNCLTPPKMRDGKVLAQKLLSCVYRTGQRFGAMHLIDVLIGRLTEKVTQFGHGKLSVFGIGRELNEKQWRTVLRQLVAMGHLQSDSEAFGALKLTDSSRGVLRGETEVWLREEAPSTRLRSSRTKSRRGDLAPAASALQGDVDPELRARLRSWRSDVARERGVPAYVVLHDATIDGIVRAWPTTLDELRNVPGIGDKKLEHYGDELLQMIRTR encoded by the coding sequence ATGTCCTCTCCCTCCACCGTTCCACTGCCGGCGCCGGCCAACGGCCGGGACGCGCTGTCGGTGTTGCATTCGGTGTTCGGCCTGCCGGGGTTCCGCGGCAGGCAGGGTGAGATCATCCCGCACGTGACGGACGGCGGCAATTGCCTGGTGCTGATGCCGACCGGCGGCGGCAAGTCGCTATGTTATCAACTCCCCTCATTGCTGCGCGAAGGCTGCGGTATCGTGGTCTCGCCGCTGATCGCGCTGATGCGCGACCAGGTTGCGGGCCTGATCGAAGCCGGCGTCAACGCCGCCGCTCTGAACTCGTCGCTGACCCTGCAGGAGGCGTCGGAGGTGGAGCGCCGCCTGATCGCGGGCGATCTCGACCTGCTCTATGTCGCGCCGGAACGACTGGTGACGCCGCGCTGCCTGTCCATGCTGGCGCAGGCGAAGGTGGCGCTGTTCGCGATCGACGAGGCGCATTGCGTCTCGCAATGGGGCCATGATTTCCGCCCCGAATATGTCGGCCTCTCCATCATCGCCGAGCGCTTTCCCGACGTGCCGCGCATCGCGCTCACCGCGACCGCCGACGAGCTGACGCGCAAGGAGATCGTCGAGCGGCTTCAGCTGACAGGCGCGCCGCAATTCGTCTCCAGCTTCGACCGGCCCAACATCCGCTACGAGATCGTCGACAAGCGCAATGCGGTGTCGCAGCTCAAGGAGTTCATCCGCGAGCGCCACATGGGCGATGCCGGCGTGGTCTATTGCCTGTCGCGTAACCGTGTCGAGGAGGTCGCTGCCGCGCTCGACGAGGCCGGTATCGCCGCCCTGCCCTATCACGCCGGGCTCGACAGCAGCGTGCGCTCGCGAAACCAGGACCGCTTCCTCAACGAGGACGGCATCGTCATCGTCGCGACCATCGCGTTCGGCATGGGCATCGACAAGCCCGACGTGCGCTTCGTCGCCCATCTCGACCTGCCCAAGAGCATCGAGGCCTATTACCAGGAAACGGGACGCGCCGGCCGCGACGGCAAGCCCTCCGCTGCCTGGATGGCTTACGGTCTCTCGGACATCGTGCAGCAGCGCCGCATGATTGACGAATCGACTGCCTCCGACGATTTCAAGCGGGTCTCGATCGGCAAGCTCGATGCGCTGGTCGGCCTCGCCGAGACGCCGCAGTGCCGGCGCCGTCGGCTGCTCGCCTATTTCGGCGAGATCGTGATGGGCGAGAGCTGCGGCAATTGCGACAATTGCCTGACGCCGCCGAAGATGCGCGACGGCAAGGTCTTGGCGCAGAAGCTGCTCTCCTGCGTCTACCGCACCGGGCAACGCTTCGGCGCCATGCACCTGATAGACGTGCTGATCGGACGCCTGACCGAGAAGGTCACGCAGTTCGGCCACGGCAAGCTGTCGGTGTTCGGCATCGGCCGCGAGCTCAACGAAAAGCAGTGGCGCACCGTGCTGCGGCAATTGGTGGCGATGGGGCACCTGCAAAGCGACAGCGAAGCGTTCGGGGCGCTGAAGCTGACGGACTCTTCGCGCGGCGTGCTGCGCGGCGAGACCGAGGTGTGGCTGCGCGAGGAGGCGCCCAGCACCCGCCTCCGTTCGAGCCGGACCAAATCGCGCCGCGGCGACCTCGCGCCCGCGGCGAGCGCGCTGCAAGGCGACGTCGATCCCGAACTGCGCGCGCGACTGAGGTCGTGGCGTTCAGACGTCGCGCGCGAGCGCGGCGTGCCCGCCTATGTCGTGCTGCACGATGCAACGATCGACGGCATTGTCAGGGCCTGGCCGACGACGCTCGACGAGCTCCGCAACGTGCCCGGCATCGGCGACAAGAAGCTCGAGCATTACGGCGACGAGCTGCTGCAGATGATCAGGACGCGGTAG
- a CDS encoding polysaccharide deacetylase family protein — MLSALQGRVSNRLARHFRAAPHRMPARVPMVSFTFDDAPDSAAGEGAALLENHGGRGTFYLSGSLIDRPSDHWHGLSNGAIVRLHRAGHEIACHTFSHHCAVDLDEAAMADEIERNRNYFHSIDSSITLQNFAYPYGLASVWRKPQLARAYRSARGILPGVNRDLIDLQFLRASPLIDCEIDAAGIDRYFDEAVESGGWLIFYGHDVADRPSPYGCTPHLMDHALKAAEQRGMPIVTVADALRRIGA; from the coding sequence TTGTTGTCGGCACTCCAGGGACGCGTGAGCAATCGGCTGGCCCGGCATTTTCGTGCCGCGCCGCACCGCATGCCTGCGCGCGTGCCGATGGTGAGCTTCACGTTCGACGATGCGCCCGACAGCGCCGCAGGCGAGGGCGCCGCGCTCCTGGAGAATCATGGCGGCCGCGGTACGTTCTACCTCTCCGGCAGCCTGATCGATCGGCCGTCCGATCATTGGCATGGCCTGTCGAATGGCGCGATCGTGCGGCTGCACCGGGCCGGTCACGAGATTGCCTGCCACACCTTCTCGCACCACTGCGCGGTCGATCTTGATGAGGCGGCCATGGCCGACGAGATCGAGCGGAACCGCAATTATTTCCACAGCATCGATTCCTCGATCACGCTGCAGAATTTCGCCTATCCGTATGGCCTCGCCTCGGTGTGGCGCAAGCCGCAGCTTGCAAGGGCATACCGCTCTGCGCGCGGCATTCTGCCCGGCGTCAATCGCGACCTCATCGATCTCCAGTTCCTGCGCGCGTCGCCGTTGATCGATTGCGAGATCGATGCGGCAGGCATCGATCGCTATTTCGACGAGGCGGTCGAAAGCGGTGGATGGCTGATCTTCTACGGCCATGACGTCGCCGACAGGCCGAGCCCCTATGGCTGCACGCCGCACCTGATGGATCATGCGTTGAAGGCGGCCGAGCAGCGCGGCATGCCGATCGTGACGGTCGCAGACGCGCTGCGACGGATCGGGGCGTAA
- a CDS encoding Lrp/AsnC family transcriptional regulator has translation MAARLDRIDLKILRLLQNSGRLSNAELAETVAISPATCHRRTQRLFEDGFIAAVRAMVAPKKVGKGTLVMVGVVLDRSTPESFATFEQAIAKLKFVLDCHLVAGDFDYFLKIRVGDMEDFNRIHGEQLIALPGVRQTRTFFVMKEVVDNAPLEF, from the coding sequence GTGGCCGCTCGGCTCGACCGTATTGACCTCAAGATACTGAGATTGCTGCAAAATAGCGGCCGGCTCAGCAATGCAGAGCTGGCCGAAACCGTGGCGATCAGCCCCGCCACCTGCCATCGCCGCACCCAGCGCCTGTTTGAGGACGGCTTCATCGCCGCTGTGCGCGCCATGGTGGCGCCGAAGAAGGTTGGGAAGGGCACGCTGGTCATGGTCGGCGTCGTGCTCGACCGCTCGACGCCGGAGAGCTTTGCGACCTTCGAGCAGGCCATCGCCAAGCTGAAATTCGTGCTCGACTGCCATCTCGTGGCCGGCGATTTCGACTATTTCCTGAAAATCCGCGTCGGCGACATGGAGGATTTCAACCGCATCCACGGCGAGCAGCTGATCGCGCTGCCCGGCGTGCGCCAGACCCGCACCTTCTTCGTCATGAAGGAAGTCGTCGACAACGCACCCCTCGAATTCTGA